The sequence below is a genomic window from Lolium perenne isolate Kyuss_39 chromosome 7, Kyuss_2.0, whole genome shotgun sequence.
ttctggcgccgttgccggggagatcaagacacgctgcaaggggagtcttcacatcgcaatctctttactttgtttttgtcttgctttattttagttactactttgtttgctgcattatatcaaaacacaaaaaaattagttgctagttttactttatttactatcttgtttgctatattaaaaacacaaaaaaaaattagttacttgcatttactttacttatttcatcatgtttcctttcaaTTTTACCgttaaagacatgccggtagggcgcgggtctatacttgggagaaataatatagaagaatttttcactcatgttagtaccgttgatgattttgaagatagacacttggtagaccttgctcctacttatgaaattgccgctgctattTTAgtccgtatgatggaaactaaatttgttaatctcaatcctataatccaacacatgtttcttacactcggtgatatggaagaaggggaaaagaaatattttgtttcagaaacccttcttagagaatttggtggtatagcaagagaggctagaaaggtctttgctaaatataatatgcttggttcttgcaccaattttgttagtctccttgaaaagatggacttggagagaataaggtacacaaataatattaatgatggtggggagatcaaagcaccaataccatgtaaactcttagctatgaatgatgcactagaaaataactatgcttggcttgttcccgaaaatttgtttgatgagagtagcaagcccaagaccaatgaaaagggggacgctaaaacttatgtatccaatatactatgcatggttgagaaaaccccAAACACTGCTGTCAATGCTCcaccacttgataatacttgatacacactttctgcgcctagctgaaaggcgttaaagaaaaacgcttatgggagacaacccatgtttttactacagtattttgttttatatttgagtcttggaagttgtttactactgtagcaacctctccttatcttagttttattgcattgttgtgccaagtaaagtctctaataaaagtatgatactagatttggattactgcgcagaaacagttttctttgctgtcacgaatctgggtctaattctctgtaggtaactcagaaaattatgccaatttacgtgagtgatcctcagatatgtacgcaactttcattagttttaagttttttcatttgagcaagtctggtgcctgttagaaattcgtctttacgaactgttctgttttcgacagattctgacttttattttgcattgcctgttttgtcatgcttgatggatttctttattccattgactttcagtagctttgtgcaatgtccagaagtataaagaatgattgtgtcacctctgaatatgtaaattttaattgtgcactaaccctctaatgagttgctttaagtttggtgtggaggaagttttcaaggatcaagagaggaggatgatatacaccatgatcaaggagagtgaaagctctaagcttggggatgccccagtggttcaccccagcatatattaagaagactcaagcgtctaagcttgaggatgcccaaggcatccccttcttcatcgacaacattatcaggttcctcccctgaaactatatttttattccgtcacatcttatgtactttgcttggagcgtctgcttgtttttgtttttgttttgtttgaataaaatggatcctagcattcattgtatgggagagagacacgctacgctgttgcatatggacaagtatgtccttaggctttactcatagtattcatggcgaagtttcttcttcgttaaattgttatatggttggaattggaaaatgatatatgtggtaattggtataacaccttgaataatgtgatacttggtagttgttgtgctcatgtttaaactcttgcatcatatactttgcacccattaatgaagaaatacatagagcatgctaaaatctgatttgcatgtttggtttctctaaggtctagataatttctagtattgagtttgaacaacaaggaagacggtatagagtcttataatgtttacaatatgtcttttatgtgagttttgctgtaccggttcatccttgtgtttgtttcaaataaccttgctagcctaaaccttgtatcgagagggaatacttctcatgcatccaaaatccttgagccaaccactatgccatttgtgtccaccatacctacctaccacatggtatttctccgccattccaaagtatattgcttgagtgctacctttaaaatttccattctttacctttacaatatatagctcatgggacaaatagcttaaaaactatcgcggtattgaatatgtacttatgcactttatctcttattaagttgcttgttgtgcgataaccatgtttctggggacgccatcaactatctttgttgaatatcatgtgagttgctatgcatgtccgtcttgtctgaagtaagagagatctaccaccttatggttaagcatgcatattgttagagaagaacattgggccgctaactaaagccatgaatcatggtggaagtttcagttttggacatacatcctcaatctcatatgagaacattaactgttgctacatgcttatgcattaaagaggagtccattatctgttgtctatgttgtcccggtatggatgtctaagttgagaataatcaaaagcgagaaatctaatgcaaactttctccttagacctttgtacaggcggcatagaggtaccccattgtgacacttggttaaaacatgtgtattgcgatgatccggtagtccaagctaattaggacaaggtgcgggcactattagtatactatgcatgaggcttgcaacttgtaggatataatttacataactcatatgctttattactaccgttgacaaaattgtttcttgttttcaaaataaaagctctagcacaaatatagcaatcgatgctttcctctttgaaggaccattcttttacttttatgttgagtcagttcacctatttctctccaccttaagaagcaaacacttgtgtgaactgtgcattgattcctacatacttgcatattgcacttgttatattactctatgttgacaatatccatgagatatacatgttgcaagttgaaagcaaccgctgaaactttatcttcctttgtgttgtttcaatgctttctactttgaattattgctttacgagttaacccttatgcaagacttattgatgcttgtctttaagtactattcatgaaaagtctttgctttatgattcaattgtttactcatgacatttaccattgttttgatcgctgcattcattacatgtgcttacaatagtatgatcaagtttatgttggtagcattgtcacttaagaaattatctttgttatcgtttacctactcgggacgagtaggaactaagcttggggatgcttgatacgtctcaaacgtatctataatttcttatgttccatgctacttttatgatgatactcacatgttttatacacattatatgtcattattatgcattttccggcactaacctattaacgagatgccgaagagccagttgctgttttctgctgtttttggtttcagaaatcctagtaaggaaatattctcggaattggacgaaatcaacgcccagggtcctatttttccacgaagcttccagaagtccgagggagagacgaagtggggccacgaggtggccacaccaccaggcggcgcggcctgggccctggccgcgccagcctatggtgtgggcccctcgggcacccccctgACCTaattcctccgcctacttaaagccttcgtcgagaaacccccaataccgagagccacgatacgagaaaacatactgagacgccgccgccgccaatcccatctcgggggattctggagatcacctccggcaccctgccggagaggggaatcatctcccggaggactctacaccgccatggtcgcctccggattgatgtgtgagtagttcacccctggactatgggtccatagcagtagctagatggttgtcttctccccattgtgcttcattgtctgatcttgtgagctgcctatcatgatcaagatcatctatttgtaatgctacatgtgtgtttgttgggatccgatgaatagagaatactatgttatgttgattatcaatctatttatgtgttgtttatgatcttgcatgctctccgttgctagtagaggctctggccaagtcattgcttgtaactccaagagggagtatttatgctcgatagtgggttcatgtctccgtgaatctgggggagtgacagcaacctctaagattatggatgtctttgttgccactagggataaaacattgatgctatgtccgaggatgtagttattgattacattacgcaccatacttaatgcaattgtctgttgtttacaacttaataccggaaggggttcggatgataacctgaaagtggactttttaggcatagatgcatgctggatagcggtctatgtactttgtcgtaatgcccaattaaatctcacaatactcatcatgtcatgtatgtgcattgtcatgccctctctatttgtcaattgcccaactgtaatttgtttacccaatatgctatttcttatgggagagacacctctagtgaactgtggaccccggtccattcttttacatcgaatacaatctcgcACATCtgtttctactattttctgcaaacaatcatcatccacactatacatctaatcctttgttacagcaagccggtgagattgacaacctcactgtttcgttggggcaaagtactttgtttgtgttgtgcaggttccacgttggcgccggaatccctggtgttgcgccgcactacactccgtcaccaacaaccttcgacgtgcttcttgactcctactggttcgataaaccctggtttcttactgagggaaaacttgctgttgtacgacatcataccttcctcttggggttcccaacggacgagtgctttaccgtcacaaggaagctacaactcccacgtcaacagctctgtCATGGGTAGCagacgccaatgccgttcacggccatcttccagccgccgctgcttggcagccgcatgtccggcggcacTGTATAGCCGGCGTGGTACAGCGctcacgcctccgccacggttaGGCTGCCGCGGCCAAAGCCGTTTGCAGCGGCGATCTTACGGGAGGACGAGGTCGACATTTTTTGAgtggcgaggagaagatctgcgaggggggaggcggcgacgagaaggtttgGGAGCGGTGAGAAATTGGGacgaactgcagggcgtctttaatgtacagcggcggcagcggggtgGTTGCCCGCAATAAcgtcggcgcggacggccacgcggccatgcacgacgagacgcgtctctgcgtcgcctgggaaaacagggacgccattaacgtcgcttgaccaaaggtaggcgacgggattttagccttccgagccgctgacgcgttgggcctgcgtcggttcgcctcgcttttcgttgtgtccggcgtgcccggagcgtcccctgtgggacggggacgggctcggggcgccggacaccgtatagggcCGCGccagacaaaaatgggctttaggggacgcggctggaacatatttttggtccggcgcgccccaaattgctttgggggacacgactggagatgctctaagaagaGCAAGATTGAGAAGAAGTATAATAGTTTTGTTGTTGAagtgaagaaaatgatggatGATGCTGAGAAAAGGGTTGTGAAGGAGAACTTGGCTCGAACTAAGGACATCACTTCAACTGCTCAGAAGGGGTTTAGGAAGACGAAGAGAAGCAGCCGAAGGATGAGATTCATATGCTCAAGAAAGTGCAGAAATCTCAAGCATATATTATGAAGGTGAGACAGAAGAACTAGGATCATGAAAAGGAAGATATGAAGGAGGAAAAGAGAAAGCTTAGGTACGATATGTTTAAAGTAAAGGAGGCTAATAACGATAAGTTTAAAAGAATCATGCTAATAAGCGAGGAGTGATTCAACTAACTCACATTTAGAACTTTTAGTCATGCTATCATGTAGAAATATTTTGCTCATGCTGCAAATCAATATTAAGCTCACTAAATGTGGTACATGGTGACCATAACGGGCCTATAGTTGCCACCTAAACAAAGTTATTTTGCATTGGAAGGGCAAGATAGGAGATACATAGCCGGACGTGAATTTTGGCTCATAGGTTCCCATGAACCCTATATAAACAATATGTTAGAAAATATTAAAACAATGTGTCATAAATTACGTGTGTGCAGAATGTATGCAGGTATGTGCATGCCAAGTTTGAATCTAAATGTATTAGTACGTGACCTAGACAAAAAAGACAAAAGGCATTGTTCCTAATATAAggattagattagagggagtggTGTTTTTGCACATGGGATCATATGATAAAAAGTTTAGTTTCTCTTTTTGACGTAGGTCACATgcgatcttttttttttgaaaatttacaGGAGTAAGTATCAAGGTGACATCTACTGATCTACATGCGTgagttatttcattttttcaaaacATTTAATAGCATTGTTCGAATTTTTAAATATTAGATGCACGGGCACCTAAGTGTTCCTTTGTAATTCTTATACACAGCCTACCAAACAAATGTGGATAGGAGTCATTCCTCGTGCAGTGATGTTAATTTTATCCAGTCATGCCCACCTAGCATAGATCGAGCCAAGTAAAACATGCAGCCTATCAATTACCAAATACACCCATGTAGACTCACATTTTAGACGGGTATCCACCTAGCGAAACATGTGCGAATACCCAAGATGTGAGTCTTGAGGCAAAACATGATCTCCATGCCATGTGTAGCAGGCCGGCTAGGGCACCCATATCCATGGATAAAATTGTCATGGTTCCAAAGGAATACAAATGGGCTGTATTCTGAAAGTGGGCCGGTTGTTATGCTTCGCGCCGAAAGAGCCCAGAGCAGCTTTCTGTAGGCTGTCCCATTGACTGGTAGGCCCCTTTCTTCTGACCCACACGCCTCAGCCACCGCACAGAGCCGAGCCGGATGCCAGCACGACGACTCGCGCCTCTCCTCTCGAAccggcgccgcctcctccgctccctaaaccctagccccacCATgcctccgcccgccgccgcccaccTGACCACGGCGGCCGACCCCGACGAGGACATCTGCTCCAGCCCCGCcgcggccgcggccgccgcctccgAGGAGGAGGCCGCGCCCCTGCCTCCTCCGCCGGCGACCGCGGAGGAGAGGGTGGAGCGCGCGTGGGCGCACTGGAGGCGGCTGGGCGCCCCGCGGCTCGTGGTCGCGCCCATGGTGGACAACTCCGAGCTGCCCTTCCGCATGCTCTGCCGCCGCTACGGCGCCGGCGCGGCATACACGCCCATGCTCCACTCCCGCATCTTCTCCGAGAACGAGAAGCACCGGGACATGGAGTTCACCACCTGCAAGGTGAGTCAGATTCACGCTTATGGGTGTTCCAGGTCTCCGCCTGGCTATGATCCAGCTCTAGCATACCCGAATTTACGCATTCCGATTCAAAATTTACTTCAGCCTGCATGTAATTTGGATGATGCATCCGACCTAGATGTATGGAACTCACCATGGCAAATGCAAATAGGTGGAATTGTAGCTTTGATGTTGATTGTTAGGATGGGATTTGAGTATAGTTACGTGTTTACAACAAGCCAACAATGGTGTCATGAGTTGGCCAAGGTAAACACAAATAGCTGGAACCATAACTTTGAAGTAGACGTATGCTGGGTGGTCTTGAACTGCAGCATTGTCACCAGTTCTGTTCGCTGTAATGTGACCACCTTAAGTCCAACAAGTGGAGAGTTGCTGTTATTATGCAGAAGATTCAGTACATTACATTACTTTGTCATGGGAGTATAATAGTAGGACTACAAAAAATTTGAACAGTTGTTTTGAGTAGTTAGCTGTGTTGTGCATTTGCTGTTTGTAATTTGAAGAATATTTAGGGTATGGAATACAGTAAACTGATTCCTTATGCACAGTGTGACAATTGATTAAATCTTATATACAGGAGGACCGCCCGCTTTTTGTTCAGTTTTGTGCCAACGATCCTGACATTTTGTTACAAGCTGCAAAGATAGTGGAAGGACATTGCGACTATGTCGATATAAATTTTGGGTAACGTGCCAAACTTTATCATGTTATACTGAAAAACTATTTGTGTTCTTTATCACTTATCTAGCTGCATTTGTGGTAGGTTCATATATGTTGATTACATAAACAGAAATGTACTTTTAGAAATATAATGCCTGTCTGGTCAATGTTGCTGAAGTAGCACTGTGACTGGTACCTTGAGTGTGATGTTAGCAATGAACCATGCAATGAAATAATTTAAACTTTAGACTTCCGAAGCTTTTGTTTTTCAAAGTTTAGTGAAGGTTTCGAAATTCATAATTCTACCTGTCCGATATTTTTTTTAGGGTGTTGATAGTGTGCATTGTGTACTGTCTGGGATACTATTAGTTTTAAGATTACAGTATGTGTCCATTCTTTCCATACATATGGACATTGCTTTGAAAATTGCTTCGTACTGGACACTCTTCTAAATGGCAGTAATGCCTTTCTGGAAACTTTGCAGATGCCCACAGCGCATTGCCAGACGGGGATATTATGGGGCATTTCTTATGGACAACCTTCCCCTTGTGAAATCCCTTGTGCAAAATCTATCGGAAAACCTTCGTGTTCCAGTCGCATGTAAGATCCGCATATTCCCGCGGCTGGAAGACACACTAGCATATGCAAAGATGATTGAAGAAGCTGGCGCTTCTCTTGTCGCTGTGCATGGACGGACAAGAGATGAGAAGGATGGGAAGAAATTTCGAGCTGACTGGGATGCCATTAAAGCTGTCAAAGATGCTTTGAGAATACCTGTGCTTGCAAATGGTAACATTCGCCACATGGATGATGTAAAGAGCTGTCTGGAACATACTGGTGCAGATGGAGTGCTTTCAGCTGAACCTCTTCTGGAAAATCCAGCATTATTTGGTGGTTTCCGGACAAAGGAGTGGAAAGAAGATGGCGATGAAGATAGTGGTTTGGACCAGGCTGATCTTGCCATTGAGTATTTGAAACTTTGCGAGCAATACCCAGTGCCATGGAGAATGATTCGATCACATGTCCACAAGATGCTGGGGGACTGGTTTAGAGTGCATCCACAGGTGAGAGAGGAATTCAATGCGCAGAACAAGCTCACTTTCGAGTGGTTGCATGATATGGTAAAGAGGCTGAAGGAACTTGGTGGTGGAGTACCCCTTTACAGAAACAAGAGCACTTCACAGCATAACTCCTCGAACGGGTTAGCTGCAAGTAGTGCTTGATGATACCCTTCAATTTTCCAATCTACAGCTTACTGA
It includes:
- the LOC127312892 gene encoding uncharacterized protein; protein product: MPARRLAPLLSNRRRLLRSLNPSPTMPPPAAAHLTTAADPDEDICSSPAAAAAAASEEEAAPLPPPPATAEERVERAWAHWRRLGAPRLVVAPMVDNSELPFRMLCRRYGAGAAYTPMLHSRIFSENEKHRDMEFTTCKEDRPLFVQFCANDPDILLQAAKIVEGHCDYVDINFGCPQRIARRGYYGAFLMDNLPLVKSLVQNLSENLRVPVACKIRIFPRLEDTLAYAKMIEEAGASLVAVHGRTRDEKDGKKFRADWDAIKAVKDALRIPVLANGNIRHMDDVKSCLEHTGADGVLSAEPLLENPALFGGFRTKEWKEDGDEDSGLDQADLAIEYLKLCEQYPVPWRMIRSHVHKMLGDWFRVHPQVREEFNAQNKLTFEWLHDMVKRLKELGGGVPLYRNKSTSQHNSSNGLAASSA